A part of Gramella sp. MAR_2010_147 genomic DNA contains:
- a CDS encoding energy transducer TonB has product MKPKKNPKVDLRRRWVLFLQIGLILVLFLTLQAFQWKTYDPKPQEKEKISMDVLEDEQPPIMIIPKKTPPPPPKLIVDVIEEVPDDSNRKEDAVIPTDLDLEDIPEPEDIKEPEKPEEDIKVPFDFIEEVPIFPGCEDLIDNAGRKKCMSSKISNFVNREFDTGLGAKLGLTGTNLVVVMFVVNKNGLVEQIQTRAPHPELEHEARRVIGELPKMSPGRQQGKPVPVSYTIPIRFKVQE; this is encoded by the coding sequence ATGAAACCTAAGAAAAACCCGAAAGTGGACCTTCGTCGGAGATGGGTCCTGTTCCTGCAAATTGGACTTATTCTCGTACTTTTTCTAACCCTCCAGGCCTTTCAATGGAAAACTTATGATCCAAAACCCCAGGAGAAAGAAAAAATAAGCATGGATGTTCTTGAAGACGAACAACCTCCAATTATGATTATTCCGAAGAAAACACCTCCACCGCCACCAAAACTAATCGTAGACGTTATTGAAGAGGTGCCAGACGATTCAAACCGCAAAGAGGATGCTGTAATTCCAACAGATCTTGATCTTGAAGACATTCCAGAGCCAGAAGATATTAAAGAACCTGAAAAACCAGAAGAGGATATAAAAGTGCCTTTTGATTTTATTGAGGAGGTACCCATTTTCCCCGGATGTGAAGATTTGATTGATAATGCAGGTCGCAAGAAATGTATGAGTTCAAAAATCTCGAATTTTGTAAATAGAGAATTTGATACGGGATTAGGTGCTAAGCTGGGGCTCACTGGTACGAATCTTGTGGTTGTTATGTTTGTGGTAAATAAAAATGGACTGGTAGAGCAAATTCAAACCAGAGCTCCACATCCCGAACTTGAACATGAGGCTAGAAGAGTAATAGGAGAATTACCAAAAATGAGTCCCGGTCGTCAACAAGGTAAACCTGTTCCGGTTTCATATACAATACCTATTCGGTTTAAAGTTCAGGAATGA
- a CDS encoding VanZ family protein, translating into MVAKILLFAALIYTSAITYFSLIVMDFKVSVGGFDPTDKMLHAGAYLFLAFLWKLYFVFQKPDFKRYTSNLWWVALACFVFGMLIEVLQGTLTSYRTPDWWDVLANSTGVVLAVLFFIVMAPTVKKVKQKVA; encoded by the coding sequence TTGGTAGCTAAGATATTATTATTCGCCGCGCTCATTTATACCAGTGCCATTACCTATTTTTCTTTAATTGTAATGGACTTTAAAGTAAGTGTAGGCGGTTTTGATCCTACAGACAAAATGCTCCATGCCGGGGCATATTTGTTTTTAGCTTTCTTGTGGAAGCTATATTTTGTATTTCAAAAACCTGATTTTAAGAGGTATACATCCAATTTATGGTGGGTGGCTCTCGCTTGTTTTGTATTTGGTATGTTAATTGAGGTTTTGCAGGGAACTCTAACCAGTTACAGGACACCCGATTGGTGGGATGTTCTGGCAAATTCTACTGGTGTAGTACTTGCTGTTTTATTTTTTATCGTCATGGCGCCGACAGTGAAAAAAGTAAAGCAGAAAGTTGCCTAG
- the gcvH gene encoding glycine cleavage system protein GcvH, with amino-acid sequence MNIPQELKYTKDHEWVKIDGDTATIGVTDFAQGELGDIVYVEVETLDETLEKEEVFGTVEAVKTVSDLYMPLSGEIIEFNDSLEDEPEKVNEDPYGEGWMIKIKLSDTSELEDLLSADEYKEVVGS; translated from the coding sequence ATGAATATTCCACAAGAATTAAAGTACACTAAAGACCACGAATGGGTTAAGATTGATGGCGATACCGCGACTATAGGAGTTACAGATTTTGCCCAGGGAGAGCTTGGGGATATCGTGTATGTTGAGGTAGAAACTCTTGATGAAACTCTTGAAAAAGAAGAGGTTTTTGGAACCGTTGAAGCTGTAAAAACCGTTTCAGATCTTTATATGCCACTTTCGGGAGAGATCATTGAATTTAATGATAGCCTTGAAGACGAGCCTGAAAAAGTAAACGAAGATCCTTATGGTGAAGGATGGATGATAAAAATTAAGCTTTCAGATACTTCAGAACTGGAAGATTTGTTATCTGCAGATGAATATAAGGAAGTAGTTGGTAGCTAA
- the sprA gene encoding cell surface protein SprA, with product MRNNYPKLSVPVRLTFLILLFYAVDAVAQETPQDTTSTGYVLGQISLPDPESMESKYEYDPILNRYFYKENLGQINLGLPLVLTPQEYEDLVMQEEMRNYFKLKNDALTGRKEGSEDIQKDLLPDFYVNNNFFETIFGGSEINIVPQGSVELDLGLLYTKQDNPAFSPRNQRNLSFDFDQRISLSMLGQIGERLQVTANYDTESTFDFQNQLKLEYTPNEDDIVQKIEVGNVNMPLNNALIQGAQSLFGFKTELQFGKTRITGVFSEQKSERRTVNVEGGATVEDFEKFALDYDQDRHFFLAHYFRDTYDEALRNYPFINTNIQIKRIQVWVTNRTNNIQNIQDTRNIVAIQDLGETNVPGNIGLDTPPGGFFNQPAGAFPDNTVNDFNPFGITGAGESVLTPAIRDIATVDRGFGPVTVSEGTDYAKLENARQLKPSEYTLNTQLGYISLNQRLSNDEVLGVAFQYTINGEVYQVGEFANDGVNATNDDTGVEPDTGTNPRASQNLVVKMLKSTITNVNEPIWDLMMKNIYSLGAYQLERQDFRMNILYTDPQPLNYIKPVEGTTLPADVADTPLLRIFRLDQLNSNNDPINGGDGFFDYVPQITIDPVNGNIIFTTVEPFGNHLFEKLDETPNGGSEDYTIPETWNENQQRYVFRAMYRTTKTQAEQEEADKNKFQLKGRYKSAEVEGIPIGFNLPPGSVTVTAGGRILQEGVDYVVNYELGRVQILDEALLASDIPIQVNTENNALFGQQTKRFTGLNVEHQFNENFLIGGTFINLKERPLTQKANYSYEPINNTILGLNLNYNTEVPFLTRMVNKLPNIDTDVKSNVSVRGEFAYLVPGSPASNDFDGKATTYIDDFEASQTSIDINNPLSWELSSVPVGFGGELSNGDLGVGYKRGKLAWYTIDPIFYSNRRPDGISDSDISTYEARRVSLSEIFPNTDVVQGQPQVIYTMDVAYNPEERGPYNYNPAATGSNNLPNPSGNFGGIMRSINTTNFEQSNVEYIQFWVMDPYIYPENSGNTGGTINFNLGNISEDVLKDGRKQYENGLPELEGEANIINTAFGAVPADNSLVYAFDTEGDARTRQDAGYDGLQDAQEGVKFSDFAGLPDPSADNYEYFLSANGSILERYRNYNGTEGNSPTQVTDTNRGNTTLPTTEDINRDNTMNTINSYFEYKVPFFQGMNIDNNEYITDVKELSVTLRNGQELPVRWLQFKVPIFEPTNAVGGIADFRSIRFIRMFLSDFQDPTIMRFGTMDLVRGDYRRYTQSLFEDRTQIENPNTLFEVNAVNIEENENRQPIPYVLPPGVQREELFQSNSNIRQNEQSLSLRTCDLQPQDARAVYKNFQIDMRQYKNLEMFLHAESLLNQRLLKDGQLVAFVRMGTDFTDNFYQIEIPLSPTLFGATTPEEIWPEINRLNLELDLLQQIKTAVLGDPSLNSTDLNFFTDELQPVDAEAAYDMGRLRLGVKGNPSFGNVRLLMVGVKNGTSVDGVTDLCGEVWFNELRLSDLKNEGGWAGVVSMDSNLADFANISATGRRSTVGFGSIEQGPNQRSREDLQQYDFVTNVNMGQLLPKKWGVKVPVNYSRGEELITPKYDQEFLDVELDTRLANIQDPEERDRVEKQSQSYTKRESINVIGLRKERVGEKTPMPYDVENFAFSSSYNQVNHRDFEVEESVDKSVRLGGTYEFNFPEKTVEPLKNIAVLDSSDYFAIFRDFNFNYLPSNINASSNIFRQYNEQRFRSLDLSDDDIRIPTLYQRNYLFDWQYGVNYNLTRSLSFSFNASNNRIIRNYIDEEGFADNSIGLWDDFFNIGEPNLHFQSLQVNYQLPFDKIPVLRFIKATYTYTGDFQWQRGSRIYQQLEGIPDIGNSVQNSNTHQINANLNMQDLYNYFGLVEKKSGSAGKSIQERSRGVPSLGPPGQEKEEEAAKPESRGNKGYNTFVSIVTGIKTLQLNYRNTRGIFLPGYTESVGFMGTFRPTAGFTFGFQDDIRYMAAERGWLTLFQNFNQQYTALKNEQLDYQAGLGFLPDLTIELTGRKNYSENYSENYKVDPNTLEYQSLTPYTYGNLNISTILIRTSFSNSTETSSENFETFRENRLEIARRLAQDRGLDPNDVGEDGFPRGIGKSNQAVLLPAFIAAYSGQDAGSIKLGAFRDFPMPNWNVKYTGLMRLDWFRDKFRRFSINHGYRADYTLNQFQTNLDYDAANPNEVNQAGDFKNPVLFSNLVLTELFTPLARVDFETKGSIQILAEIEKDRSLAFSFDNNLLTEYSGNEYTMGLGYRIKDLKIATALGGRRRVLSSDLNFRADVSYRKNRTIVRYLDLANAQTISGQDIWSINFKTDYAFTRNLTARFYYDHVFSEYAVSTAFPQTTIRSGFTLIYNFGN from the coding sequence TTGAGGAACAATTACCCGAAATTGTCTGTACCGGTACGCCTAACTTTCCTGATCTTACTGTTCTATGCAGTGGATGCTGTAGCTCAGGAGACGCCACAGGATACCACAAGCACTGGTTACGTCCTGGGCCAAATAAGCCTTCCTGATCCTGAAAGTATGGAGTCTAAATACGAGTATGACCCTATTCTTAACCGTTATTTTTATAAAGAAAATCTAGGCCAGATCAATCTTGGTTTGCCATTGGTTCTAACTCCACAGGAATATGAAGATCTTGTGATGCAGGAAGAAATGCGTAATTATTTCAAACTAAAGAATGATGCGCTAACCGGTAGAAAGGAAGGTTCAGAAGATATTCAAAAAGATCTTTTACCAGATTTTTATGTAAATAATAATTTTTTCGAGACGATATTTGGAGGTTCTGAGATTAATATTGTTCCTCAGGGTTCAGTAGAATTAGACCTTGGGCTTCTGTATACAAAACAAGATAATCCTGCTTTTTCACCTAGAAATCAACGAAACCTTTCTTTTGATTTCGATCAGCGCATTAGTTTGAGTATGCTGGGCCAGATTGGAGAGCGGCTTCAAGTGACCGCTAATTACGATACAGAGTCAACCTTCGATTTTCAAAACCAGTTAAAGCTGGAATATACTCCAAATGAGGACGATATTGTTCAAAAAATTGAAGTAGGTAACGTGAATATGCCTCTGAACAATGCATTAATTCAGGGCGCACAAAGTCTTTTCGGTTTCAAAACCGAACTGCAGTTTGGGAAAACAAGAATTACAGGAGTTTTTTCTGAACAGAAGTCTGAAAGAAGAACTGTGAATGTAGAAGGTGGAGCTACTGTAGAAGATTTTGAGAAATTTGCACTGGATTATGACCAGGACAGGCACTTTTTTTTAGCGCATTATTTTCGTGATACTTATGACGAAGCATTACGGAATTATCCTTTTATAAATACTAATATTCAAATAAAAAGGATCCAGGTTTGGGTGACCAATAGAACCAATAATATCCAGAATATTCAAGATACCCGAAATATTGTGGCAATTCAGGATCTTGGTGAAACCAATGTGCCTGGGAATATAGGTCTGGACACCCCTCCGGGTGGTTTTTTTAATCAGCCTGCGGGTGCATTTCCAGATAATACGGTGAACGATTTCAATCCTTTTGGGATCACAGGTGCCGGAGAATCTGTTCTAACTCCTGCCATTCGCGATATCGCAACGGTAGATAGAGGTTTTGGACCGGTTACAGTTTCTGAAGGGACAGATTATGCTAAACTGGAAAACGCAAGACAGTTAAAACCTTCTGAATATACTTTAAATACGCAGTTAGGTTATATTTCTCTTAATCAGCGTTTAAGTAACGATGAAGTTTTAGGGGTTGCATTTCAGTATACAATAAACGGGGAGGTATATCAGGTGGGAGAATTTGCCAATGATGGGGTGAATGCCACCAATGATGATACGGGTGTGGAGCCAGATACCGGGACGAATCCCAGGGCGAGTCAGAATCTTGTAGTGAAAATGCTAAAAAGCACCATTACCAATGTAAATGAGCCAATTTGGGATTTGATGATGAAGAATATCTATAGTCTTGGCGCCTATCAATTAGAGCGGCAGGATTTTAGAATGAATATTCTTTATACAGATCCACAACCACTTAACTACATCAAACCGGTAGAGGGAACCACATTACCGGCCGATGTTGCTGATACACCGTTGCTGAGGATATTTAGATTGGATCAATTAAATTCAAATAACGACCCTATAAACGGGGGAGACGGCTTTTTTGATTATGTGCCGCAAATCACGATAGATCCGGTAAATGGAAATATCATCTTTACTACGGTAGAGCCTTTTGGAAATCATTTATTTGAAAAGCTTGATGAAACCCCGAATGGTGGTTCTGAAGATTATACGATTCCAGAAACATGGAATGAGAATCAGCAGAGATATGTTTTCAGGGCAATGTATCGTACCACCAAAACCCAGGCTGAGCAGGAAGAGGCAGATAAAAACAAATTTCAGTTAAAAGGAAGATATAAATCTGCTGAAGTAGAAGGGATTCCCATTGGCTTCAATCTTCCTCCAGGATCTGTTACGGTTACTGCCGGAGGTAGAATTCTTCAGGAAGGCGTAGATTATGTGGTGAACTATGAACTGGGTAGAGTGCAAATTCTTGATGAGGCCTTGCTGGCTTCTGATATTCCAATTCAGGTAAATACTGAAAATAATGCACTTTTTGGTCAGCAAACTAAGCGTTTCACAGGGCTTAATGTCGAGCACCAGTTTAATGAGAATTTTCTTATTGGTGGTACTTTTATAAACTTGAAAGAACGTCCATTAACGCAAAAAGCGAATTATAGTTATGAGCCAATTAATAATACCATTCTTGGCCTCAATTTAAATTATAATACTGAAGTTCCTTTTCTTACAAGGATGGTAAATAAATTACCGAATATAGATACAGATGTGAAATCAAATGTATCTGTTCGGGGGGAGTTTGCTTATTTGGTGCCGGGCTCACCGGCATCTAATGATTTTGACGGGAAAGCCACTACGTATATAGATGATTTTGAAGCCTCCCAGACTTCTATAGATATTAATAATCCGCTAAGCTGGGAACTTTCCAGTGTGCCAGTTGGTTTTGGAGGTGAACTGTCAAATGGAGATCTGGGTGTAGGATACAAAAGAGGTAAACTCGCCTGGTATACCATAGATCCTATTTTCTATAGCAACAGAAGACCTGATGGAATTAGTGATTCTGATATTTCTACTTATGAGGCCAGAAGAGTTTCATTAAGTGAAATTTTCCCGAATACAGATGTGGTACAGGGGCAACCGCAAGTGATCTATACAATGGACGTTGCCTATAATCCTGAGGAACGCGGACCTTATAATTATAACCCGGCTGCTACAGGATCTAATAATCTACCGAACCCGAGTGGTAATTTCGGTGGAATAATGAGATCTATTAATACTACCAATTTTGAACAATCAAATGTGGAGTATATCCAGTTTTGGGTAATGGACCCTTATATTTATCCGGAGAACTCTGGTAATACGGGAGGGACAATCAATTTTAACCTCGGTAATATTTCTGAAGATGTACTAAAAGATGGAAGAAAGCAGTATGAGAATGGATTGCCTGAGCTGGAAGGAGAAGCGAATATCATAAACACTGCTTTTGGAGCAGTACCGGCAGATAACTCTCTTGTATATGCCTTCGATACGGAAGGCGATGCTCGAACCAGACAGGATGCTGGTTACGACGGACTTCAGGATGCACAGGAAGGTGTGAAATTTTCAGATTTCGCAGGTCTTCCCGATCCCTCTGCAGATAATTATGAATATTTCTTAAGTGCGAACGGAAGTATTCTTGAACGTTATAGAAACTACAATGGAACTGAAGGTAACTCTCCAACACAGGTAACCGATACCAATAGAGGAAATACAACATTGCCAACTACTGAAGATATAAATCGTGACAACACGATGAATACCATTAATAGTTATTTTGAATATAAAGTTCCTTTTTTCCAGGGAATGAATATTGATAACAATGAGTATATCACAGATGTTAAAGAACTTTCGGTAACCTTAAGGAACGGCCAGGAACTTCCGGTGAGATGGCTTCAATTTAAGGTGCCAATCTTTGAGCCAACCAATGCCGTAGGCGGAATAGCAGATTTCCGTTCAATAAGATTCATTAGAATGTTTCTCTCAGATTTCCAGGATCCAACAATTATGAGATTTGGAACCATGGATCTTGTAAGAGGTGACTATAGAAGATATACGCAGAGCCTTTTTGAAGACAGGACACAAATAGAGAACCCTAATACGCTCTTTGAAGTAAACGCGGTTAATATTGAAGAGAATGAAAACAGGCAGCCAATTCCATATGTACTTCCTCCGGGTGTTCAACGTGAAGAGTTGTTTCAAAGTAATTCTAATATCAGGCAAAATGAACAGTCACTATCGTTAAGGACTTGCGATCTTCAGCCTCAGGATGCGAGAGCAGTATATAAGAATTTCCAGATCGATATGCGGCAGTATAAGAATCTTGAAATGTTTCTTCATGCTGAATCCTTATTAAATCAGAGACTGTTGAAAGATGGGCAATTAGTGGCATTTGTTAGAATGGGAACCGATTTTACTGATAATTTCTATCAAATTGAGATACCGTTATCGCCAACCCTCTTTGGAGCAACCACTCCGGAAGAGATTTGGCCCGAAATAAACCGGTTAAATCTTGAGCTTGATCTTCTACAGCAAATTAAAACGGCTGTTCTGGGAGATCCTTCCCTAAATTCAACCGATCTTAATTTCTTTACCGATGAGTTGCAACCTGTAGATGCTGAAGCTGCTTACGACATGGGTAGATTAAGATTAGGGGTGAAGGGAAACCCTAGTTTTGGTAATGTTAGGTTATTAATGGTGGGCGTGAAGAACGGAACAAGCGTAGATGGTGTTACCGATCTTTGTGGAGAAGTTTGGTTTAATGAATTAAGACTGTCAGACCTTAAAAATGAAGGTGGTTGGGCTGGAGTTGTTAGCATGGATAGTAATCTGGCAGATTTTGCCAATATATCTGCAACAGGAAGGAGAAGTACCGTTGGTTTTGGTAGTATTGAACAAGGACCTAATCAACGAAGTAGGGAAGATCTGCAACAATATGATTTTGTTACCAATGTGAATATGGGACAGTTACTTCCAAAGAAATGGGGTGTAAAAGTACCTGTGAACTATAGCAGAGGAGAGGAGTTGATCACCCCAAAATACGATCAGGAGTTTCTGGATGTAGAGCTTGATACTAGATTGGCGAATATTCAGGATCCCGAAGAAAGAGACAGAGTAGAAAAACAATCACAGTCTTATACCAAAAGAGAAAGTATCAATGTGATAGGGCTTCGAAAAGAGAGGGTAGGAGAGAAAACACCTATGCCATACGATGTTGAGAATTTTGCTTTTTCATCTTCGTATAACCAGGTAAATCATCGTGATTTTGAGGTGGAAGAAAGTGTAGATAAAAGTGTAAGACTGGGTGGTACTTATGAATTTAACTTTCCTGAAAAAACCGTGGAGCCTCTAAAAAATATCGCAGTACTGGATAGTAGTGATTATTTTGCGATTTTCAGAGATTTCAATTTTAATTACCTTCCTTCTAATATAAATGCCAGTTCTAATATTTTCAGGCAGTATAATGAGCAAAGATTCCGTTCTCTGGATTTAAGTGATGATGATATTCGTATTCCAACTTTGTATCAAAGAAACTATCTTTTTGACTGGCAATACGGGGTAAATTATAATCTAACCAGGTCTTTAAGTTTCTCTTTCAATGCTAGTAATAATAGGATTATTAGAAATTACATAGATGAAGAAGGTTTTGCCGATAACAGTATAGGCTTATGGGATGATTTTTTTAATATTGGAGAACCTAATCTGCATTTTCAATCATTGCAGGTAAATTATCAGTTGCCTTTTGATAAAATTCCGGTTCTGCGATTTATAAAAGCAACCTATACTTATACGGGAGATTTTCAATGGCAGAGAGGGTCTAGAATTTACCAGCAACTGGAAGGTATTCCTGATATTGGTAACAGTGTTCAAAACTCCAATACCCATCAGATCAATGCAAATTTAAACATGCAGGATCTTTATAATTACTTCGGGCTGGTAGAGAAAAAATCTGGAAGTGCAGGGAAGAGTATTCAGGAGAGAAGTAGAGGGGTTCCTAGTCTTGGTCCGCCGGGTCAGGAGAAAGAAGAAGAGGCTGCTAAACCAGAATCCAGAGGAAATAAAGGTTATAATACTTTTGTGAGTATAGTTACGGGAATTAAGACCTTACAATTAAATTATCGTAATACGCGAGGTATTTTTCTTCCGGGATATACCGAGAGTGTCGGTTTTATGGGCACTTTTAGACCTACAGCAGGATTTACGTTTGGTTTTCAGGACGATATAAGATACATGGCTGCAGAAAGAGGCTGGCTTACTTTATTCCAGAATTTCAATCAGCAGTACACGGCTTTAAAGAACGAACAGTTAGATTATCAGGCAGGCCTTGGGTTTTTGCCAGATCTCACCATAGAGCTTACCGGAAGAAAGAACTATTCAGAGAATTATTCAGAAAATTATAAAGTAGATCCAAACACGCTGGAATATCAATCTTTAACACCATATACGTATGGTAATTTGAATATCTCAACCATACTTATAAGAACCTCCTTTAGTAATTCTACTGAAACGAGTTCAGAAAATTTTGAAACTTTTAGAGAAAATCGGCTGGAAATAGCAAGAAGACTTGCTCAGGATAGGGGGCTGGATCCTAACGATGTGGGAGAAGACGGTTTTCCTCGCGGAATAGGTAAAAGTAACCAGGCGGTGTTGCTTCCCGCATTTATAGCGGCATATTCAGGTCAAGATGCGGGTAGCATAAAACTAGGAGCTTTCAGAGATTTTCCTATGCCTAACTGGAATGTAAAATACACGGGATTAATGAGGCTTGACTGGTTCCGGGATAAGTTTAGAAGATTTTCAATTAATCATGGATACAGAGCCGATTATACTTTGAATCAATTCCAGACAAACCTTGATTATGATGCTGCTAATCCTAATGAAGTGAACCAGGCCGGAGATTTTAAGAACCCGGTGCTTTTTTCTAATCTGGTATTAACCGAATTATTTACACCTCTGGCACGTGTAGATTTTGAAACCAAAGGCAGTATCCAGATCCTTGCTGAAATAGAAAAAGATAGATCCCTTGCATTTAGTTTTGATAATAACCTTTTGACTGAATACAGCGGGAATGAATATACGATGGGATTAGGGTATCGTATTAAAGACCTAAAAATAGCGACCGCACTTGGAGGGAGAAGAAGAGTACTTAGCAGTGACCTTAATTTTAGGGCAGATGTTTCTTATAGAAAGAACCGTACTATTGTTAGATACCTGGATCTGGCAAATGCCCAAACAATTTCCGGACAGGATATATGGTCTATTAATTTCAAGACAGATTACGCCTTTACCCGAAATTTAACGGCGAGATTTTATTACGATCATGTTTTCTCTGAATATGCAGTTTCTACCGCATTCCCGCAAACAACAATTAGATCTGGTTTTACCTTAATATATAATTTCGGAAATTAA
- the ruvA gene encoding Holliday junction branch migration protein RuvA, protein MIHHLKGQLIEKNPTYVVIECNGIGYSVNISLHTFSLIPDSEAVSLYTHLQVKEDSHTLYGFAEKSEREIFRLLISVSGVGTSTARMMLSSLQPREVTEAIAAGDVPTIQSVKGIGAKTAQRVILDLKDKVLKVLGDDEVFVSQSNTNKEEALSALEILGYNRRQAGKVVEKILKEDPESTVESIIKLALKKL, encoded by the coding sequence ATGATTCATCATTTAAAAGGGCAGTTAATTGAAAAAAATCCTACATATGTTGTTATTGAATGCAACGGGATAGGGTATTCAGTAAATATTTCGCTCCATACATTTTCTTTGATCCCAGATTCTGAGGCCGTGAGTCTATATACACATCTTCAGGTTAAAGAGGATTCTCATACGTTATATGGGTTTGCTGAAAAATCTGAAAGAGAGATCTTTCGATTATTGATTTCGGTTTCGGGAGTAGGAACAAGTACCGCCAGGATGATGCTATCTTCGCTTCAACCAAGAGAAGTTACAGAGGCCATAGCCGCTGGGGATGTGCCAACTATTCAAAGTGTAAAGGGAATAGGTGCGAAAACTGCACAAAGGGTGATTCTAGACCTTAAGGATAAGGTGTTAAAAGTCTTGGGTGATGATGAAGTTTTCGTGTCTCAAAGCAATACTAATAAGGAAGAAGCGTTATCTGCTTTAGAGATCTTAGGTTATAATAGACGCCAGGCCGGCAAAGTTGTAGAAAAGATCCTGAAAGAAGATCCCGAATCTACCGTAGAATCTATAATTAAACTGGCTCTTAAAAAGCTGTAA